CGGGTCGAGCAGAATGTTGTAGAGTGGCCGTGCAAAGAAAAAGCAGAGGAGCGTCGCCCCGGCCAGCGCCGCAATCGACCAGATCAGCCGGGTGCGCAGCTCGATAAGATGGTCGAGCAGCGGCGCGCGCGACGATTCCATCTCGTTGTCTTCATCGGTGAAGTTCGGCTGCTCGTCGGCCCGCATGTCCTTGCTCATGAGGACGCAGCCTTCTTGCCGTCATCATCAGGCTTGGCCGGAGCATCGGGCTTGGCTTCGGCCTTCTCACCCGTCGAAGCGGGCTTCTCACTCGAAGCGCTCTCGTCCGACACTGCCGGCGCAGCCTTGTCCTCCGGCACGACGCCCGGTCCGCCCTCTTTGCCGGCCTCCGGCCAGGGGTTTTCCATCATCACGCGGCGATTGATGTCGCTTTCGGCCTTCTTCATGTCGTTGACCGCTTCGGTCAGCGCATTGTCGCGGCGAAGGTCCTCGATTTCCTTGCGTAGCTCATCAAGCTCCGCCTGGCGGGCAATGTCATCGAAAGCGGACTGAAACTCGCGCGCCATTGCGCGGCCCTTGGCGACGAACTGGCCGAGCTTGCGCATCATCAGAGGCAGGTCCTTCGGACCCACGACAATCAATGCGACGATCGCCACGAGCATGAACTCGGTGAGACCAAATTGTGGAAGCATGCTTAGCCGGCCTCACTTGCCTGTCAGCTGGAGGTTTTCGACTTGTCCTTCTCAGGCGTGACGTTCACCATCTTGTCGTCACTGAGGTGGCGCGACTGCTTGGACTTGTCCTTGTCCTCGCTGTCTGCCTCCTCGTCGTCGTTCAGCCCCTTGCGGAAGCTGCGGACGCCTTTGGCCATGTCACCCATGATGGATGAAATACGCCCACGTCCGCCAAACAGCAGAAGGGCAACGATCAGCACGATAAGAAGCTGCATCCAGCTAGGGGCCATGGAAGGTCTCCAGAAGTTCTTCTGAACAAGTAGCGCCCATCAGGATAAGTCTCAATGGGTAACGATCACACAAAGGCGTGCGATCAATCGTCCTCGCCATCCATGAAGTCGGTCATGAAGGCACCGTCTTCATCATTCGCGTGGTCATCAGTTTCGCCATCGGACATTGGCATGTCCATATCGCCTGGGTCGAAATCAGCCGGGACGACGTCAGAGAGAAGACCGCCAGCCTGCAGCTCGGCGCGTCCGGGCAACATGTCGAGGCTTTCCAGCCCGAAATGTTCCAGGAAGCCATTGGTCGTGCCATAGGTCACCGGGCGGCCCGGCGTCTGGCGACGCCCCTTGATCTTGACCCAGCCCGCTTCCATCAGCTGATCGATCGTGCCCTTGGACACGGCCACACCGCGTACGGCCTCGATCTCGGCGCGCGTGACGGGCTGACCGTATGAAATGATGGCGAGCGTCTCGAGCGCAGCCTGAGACAGCTTCTTCTGCTCCTGACGCTCTTCAACGAAGAGATAGGCAAGGTCTTCAGCCGTCTGGAAACGCCACTTGCCCGCCACTTCGACCAGCGTCACGCCGCGATGGGCATAGGCTGCCTTGAGCGACATCAGGACGGTCGCGGCATCGATGCCTTGCGGAAGCACTTCAGCGACCTGCTCGGCGCTCAGCGGCTCGCCTGCAGCAAAGAGGATGGCTTCAGCTCGGCGCAGCGCGTCTGCGATGACATCGGCGCCGCCTTCAGCCTCGCGCTTCAGCAGCTCTTCAGAGCGCTTATAGGCAAAGGACAGCTGGCGTACCGCGTCGCGGATTTCCTCCGGGGCGTCTTCCAGCTTCTCGTTTTCAAAACGGGGTATTGCGGTCATCCGCCTATCCCTTCCTGTCTGTCCTGGCTGCCGCGCAGGTAAAGCGGCTGGAAATGAGCTCCCTGCCGAATCTCAATGTCGCCATCGCGCGCCAGTTCCAGTGCGGCCGCAAAGACGCTCGCTGTGACCGAGCGGGGCGGAATATCGCCTGCGACATCCTTCATGCGCTGGCGAAGTTCATCAAGGCTGGCCCAGCTATCGATCATCTTGCTCAAGCTTTTGAGCGAGTCGCGCGCATGCTCCAGTGGCAGAACATATTGATGCACAACCTTGTGCGGGGCGGCATCTTCGCGGCGCTGACGTATACCGCCAAAGGCCTGCATCAGGTGCCAGAGCGATGTATCGTATTCGGTATGCTTGATCACGCGCGGCTGTTCAGGCGCCCCGCGCAGGAACACTTCCTGCCCAAGCTGCGCCAGATCCATCAGCTCCTCGCCGGCCTCGCGCATCGCCTCAAGCCGCTTCAGACGGAAGGCGAGCCGCGCAGCCATCTCCTCGCCATCGATCTCATCATTGGCGGCCTTCTCAGGCTTCGGAAGCAGCAGGCGCGACTTCATGAAGGCAAGCCATGCCGCCATCAGAAGATAGTCAGCGGCAAGATCGATCCGCTTCTTCCGGGCGTCTTCGATGAAGTCGATATATTGGTTCGCCAGCTCCAGCATCGACACTTTCAGAAGGTCGACCTTCTGACGGCGCGCAAGGTCCAGCAACAGGTGAAGCGGCCCCTCATATCCATCGATATCAACCGCGAAATAATCCCCGTTTTCGAGGTCATCGCGGTCGATCAGGTCGCTGGAAACGAGTTGCGAACTCATACGCTGAAGTGCCCCACGTTCGGAATGAGCGATTTGAAACGTGCCCAGCCAGCCTCGACGTCGAACGGCTTTTCACGCTGAGCGGCGGCTTCTGCATCCTCAGCGCGCGCAAGCGCCTTTCCAGAAAGTTCTGGGGCAGCCTCCGCCACCTCACGCATTTCAGCAAGGATCGCGTCTGGCTCACGCAGGAAGCCAGAGCAATGCAGCAGCATATCGCAGCCCGCGGCAATAGACGCGTCAGCGCGCTCGGTGAGCGTTCCGCCAAGAGCCTGCATGCCAAGATCGTCTGTCATAAGGAGACCATCAAACCCGATTCGCTGCCGGATGACCTCATTAATCATGATCGGAGAGACCGTCGCAGCACGTCCTTCATCGAAATGATCATAGGAAATATGGGCCGTCATGGCCATTGGCGCGTGGGCGACGTGGGCAAAGGCGGCGAAATCCGAGGACAGTTCATTGTCGCCTGCCGTGACGCGTGGCAGTTCCAGATGGCTGTCTGCGGTCGAGCGACCATGGCCGGGTATGTGCTTGATCACACCGGCAACGCCGCCATCCTCTAGCCCCTTCAGCGCCGCCGTCGCGATCGCACCGACAACATCCGGATCGGTGCCGAATGCGCGGTCGCCGATAACGTCATGCGCGCCCGGCTGCGGCAGGTCGCACACCGGGGCGCAGTCGGCGTGGATACCCATAGCCGTCAGCTCAGCCGCCATCAGGCGATGGCCAAGCCAGGTCGCCTCAAGCCCAAGCTCCTTGTCGCGGCCATAAAGCGCACCATAGAGCTCCCCGCGCGGGAATAACGGCCATTCAGGCGATTTCAGGCGCGCGACACGGCCGCCCTCCTGATCGATGAATATCAGGATCTCACGGCCTACCGCCCGCCAGATATCGTCTACGCAGCGGCGCACCTGGTCGCGCGTCTGACACGATCTGCCCATGAGGATCACGCCCCAGGGCTTCTGATCTGCGAAAAGGGCCGATTCCTCCTTTTGAAGAACCGGCCCCGAAATGCTCAATATACAAGCCTTGTTGGTCATGGCGTCTCGCGAGTGATGATACAGTCTCCGCCAGCAAGTTTATAGGATTCGCAGAATTCGCTTGCATCGCTTCGTGTATCAAAGCGCCCTGCCCTGACCCTGAAGAAGATGCCATCTGCGCCAAGATCAGCGCGTTCGACCACTTTCTGGGCACCGGTGAACACATCGGGATAGCGGCTCAGGACGCGGCTCCACGCCTCATCAGCGGCTGCTTGCGTGCGAACGGCCGATATCTGGACAAGGAATGGTCCGTTGGCAGTGAAGGCAAAGCGGCCATTGCTTCTGGCTGGCTCAACAGGTGGCGCCGGGTCGATCGCAGGCTCGTCATGGCGCTCTTCGCTGGCGGCTGGCACTGGCTGCTCCAGCGGTGGCAGGTCATCTGCCTGCACCTCTGCCGGGGCTGCGCCCTGCGATGAGCTTGAACCGGACCCACCGCGAAGGTCCATTGGCGGGCCTGCCAGCATGGCAAGTTCGCGCTCGCCTGCGACGGGCTGTGGCTCTGGCGGGCGGGTGGACCCGTCCATATTGTCGTAAAGTCGGCGGTCGAGATCCTCGATCTGGATGCCGCCGCGGTCTTCTGGCACCGACTTGAACGGCTCAGCGTCGGCCATGACCATTGGCAGCTCGCCATCTTCTTCGCGAAGCCCCTGACGATAGGTGTTCCAGACGACTGCCGCGAAGACGATCAGGACACCGATCGCCAAAGCGAGAATCAGCGGCCCGCGCGCAGACTCGTCGTCGCGGATCTCGAAGCCGCGATATTCATCCTCATAGGACGCGTAGTCGTATCTGTTGCTGCCGTGGCTCATCGCACGCCTGCCCCTTCGTCGCCTTTGATTATTGGTTAAGAAATTGCCAGCGCTTTGTTAACGATCCTTGAATCCGCGTGTCCTTCGCCCTGCTGGCCGCTCAGACAATGCCCTCAATGCTGAAAACCTTGCGGTGCAGGTCGATGGCGTAATTGTCAGTCATGCCGGCGATATAGTCGCAGACCAGCCTTGCCCGGCGCGCCTCCGGTGCCTGCTCGGCGTCCTGTCGCAACGGCGGCGGCAGAATGTCCGGCTCGGCGAGGAAAAGCTCAAACAGCTCTT
This genomic interval from Thalassovita mediterranea contains the following:
- the scpB gene encoding SMC-Scp complex subunit ScpB — translated: MTAIPRFENEKLEDAPEEIRDAVRQLSFAYKRSEELLKREAEGGADVIADALRRAEAILFAAGEPLSAEQVAEVLPQGIDAATVLMSLKAAYAHRGVTLVEVAGKWRFQTAEDLAYLFVEERQEQKKLSQAALETLAIISYGQPVTRAEIEAVRGVAVSKGTIDQLMEAGWVKIKGRRQTPGRPVTYGTTNGFLEHFGLESLDMLPGRAELQAGGLLSDVVPADFDPGDMDMPMSDGETDDHANDEDGAFMTDFMDGEDD
- the tatA gene encoding twin-arginine translocase TatA/TatE family subunit; the encoded protein is MAPSWMQLLIVLIVALLLFGGRGRISSIMGDMAKGVRSFRKGLNDDEEADSEDKDKSKQSRHLSDDKMVNVTPEKDKSKTSS
- a CDS encoding SPOR domain-containing protein, with the protein product MSHGSNRYDYASYEDEYRGFEIRDDESARGPLILALAIGVLIVFAAVVWNTYRQGLREEDGELPMVMADAEPFKSVPEDRGGIQIEDLDRRLYDNMDGSTRPPEPQPVAGERELAMLAGPPMDLRGGSGSSSSQGAAPAEVQADDLPPLEQPVPAASEERHDEPAIDPAPPVEPARSNGRFAFTANGPFLVQISAVRTQAAADEAWSRVLSRYPDVFTGAQKVVERADLGADGIFFRVRAGRFDTRSDASEFCESYKLAGGDCIITRETP
- the nagZ gene encoding beta-N-acetylhexosaminidase; translation: MTNKACILSISGPVLQKEESALFADQKPWGVILMGRSCQTRDQVRRCVDDIWRAVGREILIFIDQEGGRVARLKSPEWPLFPRGELYGALYGRDKELGLEATWLGHRLMAAELTAMGIHADCAPVCDLPQPGAHDVIGDRAFGTDPDVVGAIATAALKGLEDGGVAGVIKHIPGHGRSTADSHLELPRVTAGDNELSSDFAAFAHVAHAPMAMTAHISYDHFDEGRAATVSPIMINEVIRQRIGFDGLLMTDDLGMQALGGTLTERADASIAAGCDMLLHCSGFLREPDAILAEMREVAEAAPELSGKALARAEDAEAAAQREKPFDVEAGWARFKSLIPNVGHFSV
- the tatB gene encoding Sec-independent protein translocase protein TatB; its protein translation is MLPQFGLTEFMLVAIVALIVVGPKDLPLMMRKLGQFVAKGRAMAREFQSAFDDIARQAELDELRKEIEDLRRDNALTEAVNDMKKAESDINRRVMMENPWPEAGKEGGPGVVPEDKAAPAVSDESASSEKPASTGEKAEAKPDAPAKPDDDGKKAASS
- a CDS encoding segregation/condensation protein A, coding for MSSQLVSSDLIDRDDLENGDYFAVDIDGYEGPLHLLLDLARRQKVDLLKVSMLELANQYIDFIEDARKKRIDLAADYLLMAAWLAFMKSRLLLPKPEKAANDEIDGEEMAARLAFRLKRLEAMREAGEELMDLAQLGQEVFLRGAPEQPRVIKHTEYDTSLWHLMQAFGGIRQRREDAAPHKVVHQYVLPLEHARDSLKSLSKMIDSWASLDELRQRMKDVAGDIPPRSVTASVFAAALELARDGDIEIRQGAHFQPLYLRGSQDRQEGIGG